One segment of Vibrio gazogenes DNA contains the following:
- a CDS encoding YraN family protein has product MARFSHREIGARYEQAASAFLLARGLQLITQNFSCRTGEIDLIMRDQQTTVFVEVKYRKNRHFGHAAEAVTPTKTKKLIQTAQFWLLTQGLSPYDTDFRFDVIAIHQNGNDIDWFQNAITQE; this is encoded by the coding sequence ATGGCTCGCTTTAGCCATCGCGAGATCGGTGCTCGCTATGAACAAGCAGCCTCAGCTTTTTTACTGGCACGAGGCTTACAATTGATCACCCAAAATTTTTCATGTCGTACCGGTGAAATCGATCTGATTATGCGCGATCAACAAACGACTGTATTTGTTGAAGTAAAGTATAGAAAAAACCGACACTTCGGTCATGCGGCTGAAGCCGTGACACCGACAAAAACCAAAAAATTAATTCAGACAGCTCAGTTCTGGTTATTAACACAAGGTTTGTCACCTTATGACACTGATTTTCGTTTCGATGTGATTGCTATTCATCAAAATGGCAATGACATCGATTGGTTCCAAAATGCAATAACGCAGGAATAA
- a CDS encoding BON domain-containing protein: protein MKNLTILITLSLAVMLSGCVGLFIAGAATTADIVTDPRTTQEIWDDNYIEAEITGLIRKPPYRGKTRIVSNSFRGVVVLMGQSQDDNLLKSLEKDVQQVKGVKEVHDQVRIRKPLSTSDISEDSWITTKVKSSLLTDNQLSGVKIKVITEDKEVFLFGYVTPEHGNHATEIARNISGVKRVIKAFQYSPSQQKK, encoded by the coding sequence ATGAAAAACTTAACCATTCTGATTACGTTATCTCTTGCAGTCATGTTATCTGGATGTGTTGGGTTGTTTATTGCTGGTGCAGCAACAACAGCCGATATCGTCACAGATCCACGAACCACTCAAGAAATCTGGGATGACAATTACATTGAAGCTGAAATAACCGGCTTGATCAGAAAACCCCCTTACCGCGGCAAGACCCGTATTGTATCCAACTCATTTCGTGGTGTTGTTGTATTGATGGGTCAATCTCAAGATGACAATCTTTTGAAATCATTAGAAAAAGATGTACAGCAAGTTAAGGGGGTCAAAGAAGTCCATGATCAGGTTCGAATTCGAAAGCCCCTAAGTACATCGGATATAAGCGAAGACAGTTGGATCACCACAAAAGTTAAATCATCACTGTTAACGGACAATCAACTGAGTGGTGTTAAGATTAAAGTGATTACGGAAGATAAAGAAGTGTTCTTATTTGGCTATGTCACACCGGAACATGGTAACCATGCTACCGAAATAGCACGTAATATCTCCGGTGTGAAACGAGTGATTAAAGCGTTCCAATATTCACCCAGTCAGCAGAAAAAATAA
- a CDS encoding phosphoheptose isomerase yields the protein MLESIKASFTESIQIQIAAAEALPDAITHAAQAMVASLLNGNKILCCGNGGSSANAQQFSSCLLNRFETERPSLPAMALTADNTTMTAVANDYHYQEIFSKQVRAFGQANDILLAISTSGNSKNIIKAMEAAVTRDMTIIALTGKDGGEMAGLLGENDVEIRIPSLRTARIHEVHMVTLHCLCDLIDQVLFPPHEE from the coding sequence ATGCTCGAAAGCATTAAAGCTAGTTTTACTGAAAGTATTCAAATTCAGATTGCTGCCGCTGAAGCATTACCAGATGCTATTACACATGCAGCACAGGCCATGGTTGCCAGTTTGCTCAATGGTAACAAGATCCTTTGTTGTGGTAATGGTGGGTCATCAGCAAACGCCCAACAGTTTTCATCTTGCCTACTCAACCGTTTCGAAACTGAGCGCCCTAGCCTACCGGCTATGGCCCTGACGGCAGACAACACGACGATGACAGCCGTCGCCAACGATTACCATTACCAAGAAATTTTTTCCAAACAGGTGCGAGCCTTTGGGCAAGCAAACGACATCTTGCTGGCAATTTCAACCAGTGGGAATAGCAAAAATATTATCAAAGCCATGGAAGCAGCAGTGACCCGAGACATGACTATCATTGCTCTGACAGGGAAAGATGGTGGTGAAATGGCTGGTCTATTGGGAGAAAACGATGTAGAAATTCGTATTCCTTCTCTCCGCACTGCCCGTATTCATGAAGTCCATATGGTGACACTGCACTGCCTTTGTGACCTGATTGATCAAGTCTTATTTCCACCCCATGAAGAGTAA
- a CDS encoding penicillin-binding protein activator, with amino-acid sequence MAQKKHNRLNVARLITQITFTIFLAACASNSIDSNRVDITQRPTLSSQDYLMRANSTEGSIQNDWLIMALKAAVKENQVAQANLLLFRLTKQKLSETQQAEWQLARARLFLNNDQNETALKRLTFKPWWKLPDAQWLAFYQTKADIFMSLEKWFDAARALVEVYDLSPQNVQAKVARQIWQNLSHYSATEITELNVASDEDELAGWLQLAIYMKTLDGNFSQLKNTLEKWLAENSHHPAAIHMPGGVKAVLAMKISTPKRTALLLPLSGKFSQQAQLIRDGFMFAMMNDRDRDTDMTLNVIDTNEQSFSDTVNQLMQEHIDFVVGPLIKDDITQLQQIEKQKKHQIPMLALNIPENISSNSPACYFALSPEQEASQAAKHLFRLGYQYPMILVPQGSYGERVAEAFQQEWQKYSKHPLTISRFGDKRHLQQNINTVFGLQNSQKNIAQMESLLDMKLESQPRSRRDIDTVYIVANSAELTLLKPFIEVAINPDTTQPKLFSSSRSNSSNQYEDLSGVTFSDIPLLLKPQAATKEQMEDLWPKDSNAEKRLKAMGMDAYTLMTSLPQMKAVEGYQVQGQTGTLSIDKQCIVQQELTWGEYGSL; translated from the coding sequence ATGGCTCAGAAAAAGCATAACAGACTCAATGTGGCACGCCTAATCACTCAGATTACATTCACAATCTTTCTTGCGGCATGTGCTTCCAATTCAATAGACTCGAACCGTGTCGATATTACTCAACGTCCGACACTCAGTTCGCAGGACTATCTCATGAGAGCCAATAGCACTGAAGGGTCAATACAAAATGACTGGCTGATCATGGCGCTAAAAGCAGCGGTGAAAGAAAACCAGGTCGCCCAAGCGAATCTACTGTTATTCCGACTGACCAAACAAAAATTGTCAGAAACGCAACAAGCGGAATGGCAACTTGCTCGAGCCAGACTCTTTCTCAATAATGATCAGAATGAAACAGCACTTAAACGACTGACTTTTAAACCTTGGTGGAAACTTCCTGATGCTCAATGGTTAGCATTCTATCAGACTAAAGCCGATATTTTCATGAGTCTTGAAAAATGGTTTGATGCCGCCCGAGCTTTAGTCGAGGTCTATGACCTGAGTCCACAGAATGTCCAGGCTAAAGTTGCTCGTCAGATTTGGCAGAATCTTTCCCATTATTCCGCGACAGAGATTACAGAGTTAAACGTTGCATCCGATGAAGATGAATTAGCGGGTTGGCTCCAACTCGCCATCTATATGAAAACGCTGGATGGCAATTTCTCACAACTTAAAAATACACTCGAAAAATGGTTAGCGGAGAATAGCCATCACCCGGCTGCTATCCATATGCCCGGAGGTGTCAAAGCGGTTCTGGCGATGAAAATCTCAACCCCAAAAAGAACAGCTTTACTCCTGCCATTGAGCGGTAAGTTTTCTCAGCAGGCTCAATTAATCCGAGACGGATTTATGTTTGCGATGATGAATGATCGGGACAGAGATACCGATATGACGCTGAATGTGATCGATACAAATGAGCAATCATTTTCAGATACAGTCAATCAATTGATGCAAGAGCATATCGACTTCGTTGTCGGTCCGCTAATCAAAGACGATATTACCCAACTACAGCAGATAGAGAAGCAAAAGAAACACCAAATCCCTATGTTGGCCTTAAATATTCCGGAAAATATCAGTTCGAATTCGCCTGCATGTTACTTTGCCCTGTCTCCTGAACAAGAGGCCAGCCAAGCCGCAAAACATTTGTTCCGCTTGGGATATCAGTATCCAATGATCCTTGTGCCGCAAGGAAGCTATGGTGAACGGGTCGCAGAAGCCTTTCAACAAGAGTGGCAAAAGTATAGTAAGCATCCACTTACAATCAGTCGGTTTGGTGATAAACGTCACTTACAGCAAAATATCAACACGGTGTTCGGTTTGCAGAATAGCCAAAAAAATATTGCTCAAATGGAATCATTGCTAGATATGAAGCTGGAAAGTCAGCCGCGTAGCCGACGCGATATCGATACCGTTTATATTGTTGCCAACAGCGCTGAACTCACACTCCTCAAACCATTTATCGAAGTGGCGATCAACCCGGATACGACGCAGCCGAAACTGTTTTCAAGCTCCCGGAGTAATAGTAGCAATCAATATGAAGATCTCTCGGGGGTCACATTCAGTGATATTCCGTTACTGCTCAAGCCACAAGCTGCGACCAAAGAACAGATGGAAGATTTGTGGCCAAAAGATTCCAATGCTGAGAAACGATTGAAAGCGATGGGAATGGATGCGTACACTTTAATGACATCGCTCCCGCAAATGAAAGCGGTCGAGGGATATCAAGTTCAGGGGCAAACCGGCACGCTCAGCATTGATAAACAGTGTATCGTGCAGCAAGAATTAACTTGGGGAGAGTATGGCTCGCTTTAG
- the sspA gene encoding stringent starvation protein SspA, which yields MAVAANKRSVMTLFSSASDMYSHQVRIVLAEKGVSVEVELVDESNLPAELIELNPYKSVPTLIDRELALYDSKIIMEYLDERFPHPPLMPVYPVARGNSRLMVYRIERNWYSLADKVINGSVSEAESARSKLQNDLLTLAPVFAEFEYFMSEEFSLVDCYLAPLLWRLPVLGIDLIGPGSKELKVYMNRVFERDSFLASLTETEREMRLSR from the coding sequence ATGGCTGTTGCTGCCAATAAACGTTCTGTGATGACTTTATTTTCAAGTGCCTCAGATATGTATAGTCATCAGGTGAGAATTGTTCTGGCTGAGAAAGGTGTGAGTGTCGAGGTAGAGTTAGTTGATGAATCGAACTTACCTGCGGAACTGATTGAGTTAAATCCATATAAATCAGTACCGACCCTTATCGATCGTGAACTTGCACTTTATGACTCAAAAATTATTATGGAATATCTGGATGAGCGTTTTCCACATCCACCACTGATGCCGGTTTATCCTGTAGCACGCGGTAATAGCCGTTTAATGGTTTATCGTATTGAACGGAACTGGTATTCACTCGCTGACAAAGTTATAAATGGTTCTGTTAGCGAAGCCGAGTCTGCAAGAAGTAAGTTACAAAATGATTTACTGACATTAGCGCCAGTATTTGCTGAATTTGAGTATTTCATGAGTGAAGAATTTAGCTTGGTGGATTGTTATCTCGCACCGCTATTATGGCGTTTACCTGTGTTGGGAATCGATCTCATTGGTCCGGGTTCAAAAGAGTTGAAAGTGTATATGAACCGTGTTTTTGAACGAGATTCATTCTTGGCTTCTTTAACTGAAACTGAGCGTGAGATGCGTTTATCTCGTTAA
- the sspB gene encoding ClpXP protease specificity-enhancing factor, giving the protein MTPRRPYMLRAFYDWLLENDLTPHLVVDATLPGVRVPVEFIQDGQIILNIAPRAVGNLELGNDAIMFNARFGGRPHSVIVPIFAVQAIYARENGAGTMFEPEDSYIQQLEQAQEQEQEELQSIDVVETVDTDDTVSPSDDEPPRPRGKPSLRVIK; this is encoded by the coding sequence ATGACGCCTCGGCGCCCGTATATGCTTCGGGCCTTTTATGACTGGTTACTAGAGAACGATTTGACACCTCATCTGGTTGTTGATGCAACGCTGCCTGGTGTTCGGGTACCAGTTGAGTTCATTCAGGACGGGCAGATCATTCTGAACATCGCCCCAAGGGCTGTCGGGAATCTAGAGCTTGGTAACGATGCAATCATGTTCAACGCTCGTTTTGGCGGGCGTCCTCACTCTGTTATTGTGCCTATTTTCGCTGTTCAGGCAATCTATGCACGTGAAAATGGTGCAGGGACGATGTTTGAACCGGAAGACTCATACATTCAGCAACTTGAACAGGCTCAAGAACAAGAGCAGGAAGAGCTGCAAAGTATTGACGTCGTAGAGACGGTTGACACTGATGATACAGTTTCCCCTAGCGACGACGAGCCTCCTCGACCTCGCGGAAAACCGAGTCTGAGAGTCATAAAATAG